One segment of Acidobacteriota bacterium DNA contains the following:
- a CDS encoding zf-HC2 domain-containing protein produces the protein MRCKHFHKILYEFLDGELPAVEAEAARRHLAECAPCAGELARERDLAAKVRAAAIQAAAGLHFRRPVSTRPPLPLRQGGLSFPTWAATAAAVLLLAATLALRLSFPDAGTGPIAAGGAGGKASRATPAAAAPPVVTQVITLEDDLGLVNETHFITEDADGTGTHIVAQLGGGPETENHSLQGGW, from the coding sequence ATGCGATGTAAACACTTCCACAAAATCCTGTACGAGTTCCTGGACGGAGAACTGCCGGCGGTCGAGGCCGAGGCCGCTCGCCGTCACCTGGCGGAATGCGCGCCCTGTGCCGGGGAACTGGCGCGGGAACGGGACCTGGCCGCCAAAGTCCGCGCCGCGGCCATCCAAGCCGCCGCGGGGCTTCACTTCCGCCGCCCCGTGTCCACCCGACCGCCCCTGCCCCTTCGCCAGGGCGGATTGTCCTTCCCGACTTGGGCCGCGACTGCGGCGGCGGTCCTCCTGCTCGCCGCCACGCTCGCGCTCCGGTTGTCCTTCCCGGATGCAGGAACAGGGCCCATCGCCGCCGGCGGTGCGGGAGGAAAAGCTTCCCGCGCGACGCCCGCGGCCGCCGCCCCGCCGGTGGTGACCCAGGTCATCACCCTCGAGGACGACCTGGGGCTGGTGAACGAGACCCACTTCATCACGGAGGATGCGGACGGGACCGGAACGCACATCGTCGCCCAGCTGGGCGGCGGGCCTGAAACAGAGAACCATTCACTTCAAGGAGGTTGGTGA
- a CDS encoding energy transducer TonB, translating into MRKRILTVLVLACALCAAVALAGEPVRLKDDEAKSIKLLKSVPPAYPPEAKKAGIQGVVKLDATVDKTGKVSEIKVLESPDDSLTKAAADAVKQWEYSPYIGKDKKPAVFMMTVTIKFRLE; encoded by the coding sequence ATGAGAAAGCGAATCCTGACGGTACTGGTCCTGGCCTGCGCTCTCTGCGCGGCGGTTGCCCTGGCGGGGGAACCGGTGCGCCTCAAGGACGACGAGGCCAAAAGCATCAAGCTTCTGAAATCCGTCCCGCCGGCCTATCCCCCGGAAGCCAAAAAAGCCGGCATCCAGGGCGTCGTGAAACTGGACGCGACCGTGGACAAGACGGGGAAGGTCAGCGAGATCAAGGTGCTGGAAAGCCCGGACGACAGCCTGACGAAAGCGGCGGCCGACGCCGTGAAGCAGTGGGAGTACTCCCCCTACATCGGGAAGGACAAGAAACCCGCGGTGTTCATGATGACCGTCACCATCAAGTTCCGGCTGGAGTAG